The genomic DNA GAGTGACGATGACGACGGCCGCCTCGAAATAGACGTTCACCGTACCGGCGGGCAGCAGGGACGGCGCGAAGGTCGCCACGACCGAATAGAGGAACGCGGCGGACGTGCCGACCGCGACAAGGCTGTTCATGTCCGGCGCGCCGCGCAGCAGCATCGGAAAGCCGTGGGTGTAGAAGCGGATCCCCGGAATGGCGAGTACCAGCAGCGTGAAGCCGAACTGGATGTACCAGTTAGCCTGCAGGCCGATCGTGTTCATGATCAGCTCATGCATGCCAGGAATGAGGTGGCTGCCCATCTCCAGAACGAAAACAGGAACCGTCAATGCGGCCGCCAGGGTCAGGTCGCGCTTGAGTGCGGCTTCCTCTGCATCTTTGCGGGCCGCCGTTTCGGCATGTTCGTCGCCGCTCCGGTCGATGGGCTTTGCGTCATAGCCGGTCTTCGCGACCGCCTCGATCAACGCCGCCAGGTCCGCGTCCCCCGTCACGTGGGCTCGCTCGGTCGCCAGGTTGACTGTGGCGGTGGCCACGCCGGGCACCGCCTTCAGCGCCTTTTCCACCCGGCCGACGCAGGAGGCGCAGGTCATGCCGCTGATCGCCAGGTCGATCGAGCCGGTCGGAACATCGTACCCGACGCCTCGAACCGCGGCCGCCAGCACGTCGCGCGCGACCGGGGCAGACAGCGTTATCTCGGCCTTCTCCGTTGCCAGATTCACGTTTGCGCTGACGACGCCGGGCACGGCTTTCAACGCCGCCTCGACACGGCCGACGCAAGAGGCGCAGGTCATCCCTTCGATTGGCAAATACACCTTATCCTGATCTTGCGAATGCGTTCTTACCGGTGCGTTCATCACCATCTCCTTTTTTCGAATCTATCACTCACAAATGAAGATGGGACTTCCAGCGATGGTAAGGCCAAGGGAAAGATAATAATTTTTTTGCCTCTTGACCTTCCAACGGTGGGAGACCCCATTTGGCTATGCATGAGCTAAACCAAGTAGATTCTCATGCAGTTTCACATCAAAAACATGTCCTGCGGCGGCTGCGCGAAAAGCGTGATCGCTGAAATTCGTTCCGTGGATGCCAAGGCCGATATCGCGACCGATCCGCCGAACCGGAAGGTCGTGGTGACGTCAAATGCGTCGCGCGCCGAATTAGAAGCCGTGCTTGAAGAAGCAGGCTATCCCGCCGCGTCCGCAGCCTGAACGGAGAGATGCGCCCTGAACGAGGATGGAAAACCTCCAAAACTTCGTTCCTTCAAGCGGGAAGCAAAACTGAATTGACTGAAACGAAAGGAAAAGCCATGAAACTGATTACAACGACGAGCCTCGCCTTGAGCCTGTTCACAAGCATCGCAGCTGCGGACAATTCCACTCGCGCGGACGACCTGAGGCTTAATACCTCTAAGACCGCAGCCCAGCAATATGCTGTCGGCGAGCAAGAGGCTTTAGTACAGGAACGGTCAACAAAATATAATTGAAGTGGTCCGGCAAAACTGGACAGCGTGCTAAGATGTATCCAACACGAACGAATGGATGCGAGGATGACAAAGCGACGGAACTTTTCAGACAACTTTAAAGCTACTGTGGCGCTTGAGGCGCTGCGCGGTGACAAGACGGTTCAGGAGATTGCGGCCAAGCGGCAGCTCCACCCAACCCAGGTGAGCACATGGAAACGACAGGCGATCGAAGGCATGGCCGGGTTTTTTACCGACAAGGTCAAAAAGGCTGAGAACAAGGCCGGTGAGATTAAAGAGCTGCACGCCAAGATTGGTCAGTTAGCGGTGGAGAACGTTTTTTTGTCACAAGGGCTGAAGACAGGTTATTTCGCTAAAGCGAATTCACCGGGGTGAGCCCATCAAAACGCCGCGAGATGGTCCGCAAAGAGAACACAAAACTGAGCCTGACGCGCCAGTGTAAGCTGCTCAAGATCAGCCGTTCGTCGATCTATTACACACCAGTTGGGGTGAATGCTGAGACGCTTAAGCTGATGCATGAGATTGATCGGATATTTACGAAATATCCATTCTTTGGCAGCCGACAGATAGCAGCCTATTTGCCCCAGTCAGGGTTCTCTGCGGGTCGGCATCGTGTTCGTCGCATGATGAACATCATGCCTTGTGCCCGGCAGGCGATGCAAAGCATCGCTGAGAGGGGGTTGTAGGCCATCTACAAGGGGCCGAACACCAGCAAGAAGCACCCACAGCACCGCATTTATCCATACCTGCTGAGAAAGTTGGCAATCACCCGACCCAATCAGGTCTGGTGCAGCGACATCACCTACATACCCGTCAAGAATGGTTTTTTGTATCTGGTGGCGATCATGGACTGGGCAACGCGAAAAGTGCTGACTTGGCGGCTCTCAAATACGCTGGATGCTAGCTTCTGTGTTGAGGCGCTGGAGGAGGCTATCGCCCGATACGGCAAGCCAGAGATCACGAACACGTCCAGGGCAGCCAATACACTGGCGCGGGTTGGATCACAAATTTGACCGAAGCCAACATCAAAATATCAATGGACGGACGCGGCCGCTATCTCGACAATATCTTCATCGAACGTCTGTGGCGATCCCTGAAGCAGGAGGCCGTTTACTTGCATGAAATCACCGATGGGTTCCAAGCAAAACGGATCATCGATACATGGATTGGGTTCTACAACTCAGAACGCCCTCACACGGCCCTTGATAAGCGAACACCGGACATCGCATACTTTGGCCATGCGGAGATACGAAAAGCGGCATGAACATAAATCAGATGCATCTTAGCCAAGCCACATACCTGTCCTGAAAAGCAGGGCCACTTCACTAGTGCCCAATCCTCATAGTTTTCCACAAAGTGAATACCTCAGAAATCGGCGCCACGCACAAGCTTTCCGTCGCATCTAAGCCCGGCTTGTTGTGATACATTGGCATTGCTGTTAGCGGGTCGCGCAAAAGGAGAATGACAATGAATGGCAAACTCACACGCGCAACAGATATCAATCGAGTTTCAGAGCTTTTAGGGTTACCTGAAGAAATCAATGACACAGTTTCACTGAGTGCCCAAGTTTCAGAGGGACTTCCTACCGCATCCGTAGAGAAAATTTTAGAGGTACTAAATTCACAGCCGGAGCTAAACCTCATCTCAGAACGGGCCTTTCGTCGAGCGAAAACCGAAAAGATCCCTTTAAGTCCAGTGAAAAGTCAGGTTCTATATGATTTTGCGCGGGCATACGTGGTTGCAGACAGAGTTTACCACGGCAACGGTGCGCTGGTGATGCGGTTTCTCGAGAAACCTAACCCGGACCTTGGTGGCGCAGCTCCAATGGCATTAGCAATTACCAGTCCCGCTGGCGCTGATGCCGTGATCGAACTACTTAATAGTTAACCGAGAACCCCAAATGTCGGTTAAAGGCTTATCCCTTTTAGTCCGGTTGCCCCACATGTTGACGCGGCGCAGAACCTCGCCCTTGTGGCTTGAGAGGCGGATCGGATCAGTTTGTAACATCTGGTGGGTTTATGGGGCGTGGCTTTTGCCGTGAACAAGGGCCTTCAGGCGCGCTGTTCAACAAAATCACGATATGTCGCTGGGCCAATACCAACACCGATCCCCAGCAGCGTGTCGAAGGCGCTTCGCATGTGTCGCCGTCGGTTCCAGCGGAACACAAATTCGTCGAGATAGCGTTGCAGATGGCATTTTCTGAGGCCGTGGAAGACGCCTTTTGCCCACGTTTTTAGGTTGGAGAACACGCGGTGGACCCAGTGGAGTATGTCATGTGCCTTCTTGCCGCTGACGACCTTCGCCTCATGCGTGTTTGCAGGGGGATTTTCGTAACCTAGCCAGCCATCCGTGATGACGTGAGCGCCAGGCTCTACAGCCTGACCAATGAACCCGTGTAGCGTCTTTGATGCGCCGTCGGGAATGTGTTTCATCCTGATACGGCGCGGATGTCCGTCTCTTGATAACTCGACGGCGCAGACGACAAACATCTTTCCGACCGGGCTCCGCCCACCCTTTGGCCGGTCCTCGGGATCATGCCGGGACCGGAACGGAATCTCTGTTTCATCGATCTCGACAAGGTCTTTCAGGGGGTTGCGGTCAGGGTTGACCATCGACCGCCGCAGCTTTTGCAAGAGGAGCCACGCCGTCTTGTAGCTGCCAAGGCCAAGTTGCGCCTGAAGTTGCAGCGCTGACATGCCGTTGGAATGGCTGGTGATGATGTGCGCGGCAAGAAACCAAATTCGCAACGGCAAATGGCTGCTGTGCATCACCGTGCCAGCCGTCACGGATGTCTGCCGTGCGCAACCGGCACATTCCCAAGTCGCGCGATTTCGCTTTAACGGCCAGCCCTTGCAGGTGCCACAGGAAGGACACACAAAGCCCTCAGGCCAACGATGTTCCGCCAGATAATGCGAACACGCTTCCTCATCAGAAAACCTGGCGTCGAACGCCGGGCGGGACATGGGTTTGTCGTTTTTCCATCTGGCTGGCATGGGTAGAACAATACAAGAACATTGTAGATTGGCAAGCCGCTTCACACTACATCAGGTGCCGCCGGAGCAAAGGGGATAAGCCTTTACTAGGTCTTTGAGTTGAGTAGTTAATGCCCCCAGAAAAAACTCCCGTTGGGGATACGGCTAGAGAAGCCATCGATTCCCTTCGGGGTTACGTGTATCAAGTCTATCAATCAGCCCTTGCTTGGACTGAATTGAAAGAGGATGAGTTTCTTTTTCTGGAGGTGGCCGAGGACTATGCCGTTGCGGCAAAAAATGCGCTGCAAGCCGTTCAAGTTAAGGATACTGCTGCACGCGTTACCATAAACTCGGATGATATTGTCGCTAGCATTGACAGCTTTGTCGAATTGCAGGCTAACAACCCGAGTTTGAAGGTCACACTACGTCACCTTACGACCTCCACTATTGGAAAAGAGAAGAAACTTCACGAACGAGTGGGCGATTTGCCTACTTTGGACGCGTGGCGGGACTTAGCAAGATCAGGGGATCTGACTGAGCTGCGTCGAGTGCTAGGGAACTCTAAGCTTTCCAAAAAGACGAAAGACTTCGTCGATAACCTTGATGACAATAGCCTTCGTGAAAAGTTACTCAAAAGAATTCACTTTGATTGTGGAGCCACTGAAACTCGCTTTCTGGCTCGGCAAGTTAATTCGAGAATTTCAAAGTTTCTGTTGGATAGAGGTGGAGTGCACTCGCAAGCGCAAGCATGCACAGCCAATATACTGTTAGCCATCTTAAAGCTTTCTACAAACCCCAATCGTGATGAACGCTTCATAGACCGAAATGGCCTAGAAGAGCTTTTGGAGAAGGCCACACACGTGACCCTAAACAAGGCTCAATTCGACGTGCAGAACCAACTAATGGCGAGAGCCTTGTCAGCATCGGTGCCCTCGCAGACCGAACTTTCAAACGCTCAACTTGTCCGGCCTAGCCCCGTGTCGGAAACACCCCTGCCAAAGGCTCTCGCAGATAGAACCGAGGCCCTTCAAAAACTTCGACAAACATTAGAGACCTTGGGGGTTTGCTGGATTTCCGGTGCTGCTGGGATGGGAAAGACAGTCGCAGCGCGTGTTCTTGCACATAGCAATGGGGGCGATTGGGCCAGTATAAATTTGAGAGGCCAGTCTCGTGAACAGGTCGCACAGGTCTTGTTTCAGTCAGCAGACTCATTGAGGGACTTCGGCCTTAAGGGCTTGATCATCGATGATCTCGGTTGGTGTCAATCGCAGAGTAAAATGGGACCTCTGTCGCGGGGTAAGAAGGGGCCATTTCGGGTGATGTTTGTGTGGCGCTTTGGTGGGCGTGCTTGTCATATAGCTAACGCGCGCCAAAGCGCATGTTGGCCCTAGGGCCACCATTGTTCTGATCTGGATGGGGCTTACTTTTGTTTGTTACGGCTGTGTTTGAGCCTGTAGCTTTCGCCGTTCATCTCAAGAATGTGGACGTGGTGGGTCAAACGGTCCAGTAACGCGCCTGTCAGGCGCTCAGAGCCAAAGACCTCGGTCCATTCATCGAAGGGCAGGTTCGAGGTTATGATGATGGACCCGCGTTCGTAGCATTGGGATATGACTTCAAAGAGCAATTCCGCGCCCGATTTGCTGAGGGGCACAAAGCCCAGTTCGTCAATGATCAACAGGTTCTGGCTTGTCAGATGTTTTTGAAGGCGCTGCAATCTCCGCTCATCTTGGGCTTCAATCAGGTCATGGACCAATGCTGCCGCCGTTGTGAAGCGAACCTTCAGTCCCCTCTGACACGCAGCCAACCCAAGTCCCAAAGCGATGTGCGTCTTGCCCGTGCCTGAGGGGCCAAGGGCGATGATATTCTCCCTGCGATCCACGTAGTCGCAACGCGCCAGATCCATCGTCAGCGGCTTGTTCAAGCTGGGCATGATCTTGAAGTCAAAGCTGTCCAAGCTTTTGGTGCTGGGGAACTTCGCCGCTTTGATCCGACGTTCAATCATCCGCCGTTCACGGTCGATCAACTCCATCTCACACAAGCGCGCCAAGTAGTGGATGTGGTCTTTGTTCTCTGCAGCACAGAGCTGCGCCTGTTTGGCATACTCGCCTTGGAACGTTGGCAGTCGCAGTTGTTTAAGATGATGCCGCAGAAGGATCTGAGGGGCTTCAGTCATGCCGCCGTCCTCCCCATCAGGCTCATGTAACTGGACGGGCGTGTTGTGCCGACATTGGCCTTGGGCAAGTAGGGATAGAAGTCCAAATCCAATCGCGGTGGCCGCTTCTCAACTCTGCACAGCACAAGATGTTTTACAGCGTCATACCCAATCGCGCCCAGATCAATGGCATGCTGGATCGCACCCTGCACAACATCCATTTCGAACGTCTCCAACAGACGAAGGACCTGAACATATTCCCGCTTGCCCGGCTTACCCATTCTGGCTTCAAGCAGCCGGTGCAGCGTGGCAAATACATCTGGCAAATTCCAACCCTGCAAAGGCGCGGCCTGATCCAAGGCACCCACCTTTTGTTCAAGCAGGGGCAAAAAGTGCAACGGGTCAAAGATCATATCCGCTGATGTGTAGGATCGTTTGTGCCGCGCAATAATCTCGTTGCCGCAGCCGATGATAACCTCATGCACAAACCCACGCACGTGAACGTCGTGGTGCGCATAGGCTACTGGCACCGAGTAATCATTGCTGCGATAGCGCACCATTGAGATTGACGTGGCCCGCGTGCTGACGTGATCGCAGGCTTCATATTCTGCGATGGGCAATCCCATCAGAGCATCCAAATCCGACATCAGGCGTGCGCCTATAGTTTGGGTGTGACCCCGCAACGTATCGCCCTGACGTGCTAAACACTTCTCTTCCAAATGTGTGTTCAGATCATCAAAGCTGTCATAACGAGGTGCGGGAACCATGAAGTTGCGGCGGGTGTATCCAACCATGCCCTCAACGTTGCCTTTATCGTTCCCTCGCGCGGGTCTGCCAAACTTGTCATCAAACAAGTAATGCGACTGCAGCTCCGTAAACCGACGTGTGCGGATGCGCGTTCTGTCCCCGAGTATCCGAGCCACGGCGATCTTGGTATTGTCGTAGAGAATGGATTGCGGAATGCCGCCAAAGAAAGCAAAGGCCGAGACATGGCCATCACAAAACGCCTCGGTTGTCTCAGCTGGATACCCCTTCACAAATACAGCATCAGAATGCGGCAGGCTCATCACGAAGAAGTGGATCTTACATTCTACGCCGCCAATCACGCCAAGGGTCTCGCCAAAATCGACCTGTGCATGGCCCGGACGATGCGACAGTGGCACAAACACCTCTTTGGTGCGCCGCTTTTGCTCCCGAACGTAATAAGTCACCGTCGTCAGGCTGCCAGCATACCGATGTTCGTCGCGCAGGCGTTCAAAAATACGCTTCGCTGTATGCCGCTGCTTTTTGATCAGGGCCTTATCTGTGCGCAGGATCTTGTCGATAACACCGACATAATCATCAAGCGTTGGGCGACGTGGCGCTTCTGAACGGCGGTAACCAGGTGGCAGTGCATGACGCAGCATCTTCGCGATCGTCTTACGGTCCTTGTTAAAATATCGAGCCGCTTCTCGGGCTGACATACCGTCCTTCAAACAAGCGCGGCGCACACGATTATAAATATCCACAGAATACATCTCCCGCCCTCCGAATAAACGAAGGGCACAAACTGGCGGAATTTTACTCCGCTACAACTGCGCTATGTCGCAGCCGTTTCTGTGGCCCATTATTGCTGTGCGTTTTACACTCCGATTGAAATGGCTTGGTACATGCTTGCTACAGTCGAAAATCATGCATTGATCGAAGTTGGTATTACAGAAAACTTAGAGCGTTTTTTGCCCGCGGGCCCGGTTCTTGAGGGACAGATGCTTTTAGGTTCGGCCAAAATGAAGAAGGCCATAACACTACTTGATACAAGGCTATTCATCAGCGCCTTGCGTGACACGATTTCTTATTTCTCGTTCGTCCAGTCGAATGGGACAATCTCCGGTGGCCTTGACATCAAAGATATAACTTATGGCACATTCCCTTTGGCTACGACTGTACAGCAAGCAAAACTGCAAAACCTAACTGAGCAGTTCATTTTGCTCTTTTGTGCCAACTTTTTGTTTAAAGGCAACGCGCTTGAGATGTTGCCAGCGGCTATGGAAATCGCTGAGGCATCAGGGTTCTCGATACGACCAGAGGTTTTGGATCGTCTGCGAACCGATGGGCCTACACCAGATTTCCATACAGATTTAGCAAAACTTTTGCTTATAGAAAGGCTCGTAGCTACAGCTGACCGACAAGGTACACCTCGTCAGGTTTATGAGGTCGCGTTCAAATCGTTGCAAGTTGCGCAACAGATAGGGAATTATCGAGTTTTTGCAGAGAGCCTCATCCCGTGGCTAGAACAAAGGTGGGCATTTATCTGGGATCGCCAACGCTTTCTACTTAGTCACCCTTCGCTCCACGAAATTAGTATCAAAACAGCGATTAATAACGAAGTTGGGTCATCCGAAACTAAGGTTGCTGAAATCTTGAGTGCCATTTTACCGACACTCGGTATCGGAAACCAAAGCGAGCTAGCAGGGACAATCGCAGCCCTACCCAGATAGCAGCCGGTGTTTTCCGAATGTGAAGCCTTCGACACCCATACCGCACCCAGGACAAATGCGGCGGTCATAGCCTTTGTGCAGTTAGTAATATTTATTGATATAAACCAATATGTTAAATGGTGCCCAGGGGCGGAATCGAACCACCGACACGAGGATTTTCAATTCTCGTTACTCGAAAAACATAGCTGAACATACACCAATTTAATATGTTTTATAACAGTTAGATAAGTGATATACATGAACATAGCACACCATCAAAAACCACCACTACACTCGATATTTTAGAGCCTATAGTGAGCCTAAGAAATGCCGAAAGTCATACTCACCGAGATCACACTCAAATCCCTACCTCTACCTGAGCGTGGTCAGGCAACATATTGGGATGAGACAATATCAGGCTTTGGTGTTCGGGTCTCACAGGGGGGCAGTAAATCCTTTGTTGTTGTACATGGTGTAAACCGTCAGCGGGAGACACTTGGTCGATACCCAACCATCACCCTCAAGCAAGCCCGTGGCCAAGCAAAGAAGTTACTCGCTCAGATAACGTTAGGTGTTCAACAGAATAGAACCATCTCATACAAAGACGCCCGTGATCTCTTTCTTGAAGCCTGTGAAACTAAGAACAAGAAAAATACCGTGGACTACTATCGAAAACGTCTAGACGCCCACTTCCGATTTGGTCGCAAACGCTTGGATGAAATCACCCGCACAGACATTCAGACACGTATTCGCAAAATAAAAACATCTTCCTCAGAACAGAACCACGCCTTCGTGGTGATCCGAACACTGATGAATTGGGCAGTGCGAGAGCAGTATGTTGATCAGAGCCCTATTGCCTCAATGAAGCCTCCAACCAAGCCGCAAGCTAGAGATCACGTGCTGACCGACCAAGAACTGATCCAAGCTTACAAAGTATCCCTAGAACATCCCTACCCCTTCGGGCCGATTATCTCGCTGTTGGTGCTAACTGGAATGCGTCGCAGCGAAGTTGCCTCAATGAGATGGGACTGGATCAGCCATGGTGAACGGACTATCACGATCCCCGCAGATGTGACCAAAAACAAGCGAGTGCAGACCCTGCCCTACGCTGATCTCGTCGAAGCAGTGCTGGAAACCATCCCTGAGATAGGCCCTCATCTATTTCCATCTCGATCCGAGACAGGAACTGTTTTTAATGGGTGGGGTAAAAGCAAAGAACGCTTTGATGCTTCCCTCGAGAATATTGAGCCTTACACTTTGCACGATCTTCGCCGTACCTTCGCCACAACCCATGCCAAGATCGGTACGCCGATCCACGTGACAGAGAAACTCCTGAATCATATTTCTGGAACGATCAGCGGCGTTGCGGCAGTCTACAACCGACATTCATATATGGACGAAATGCGGACAGCGGTTACAGAATATGACACGTATCTAGAAAACATTAGCAAGCCATGAGTGCAAAAAGTCTCCTAGGCTACCTCAACCAAGCCGAGACACGAAAAGCGAGCTAAACGTAAGCCAGATGCATCTTAGCTAAGCCACAAACCTGGGTCGCACCCTGTGGCGGCGACTTCGAGTTATGCGGGAATTTGGGTGATGGCGTGATTTGAAGGGCGGCGTATTGTGGCAGGTGTTGAAGCCAGCCAGAACCTCACAAGGAGCAATACGCCTATGAAGAACGATACAAACATCCTGCCATTTAGCCAATCGGAAACTATGGCAGATCCTTTGACTGAACTTGCGCGGGAGGGCACGCGCCGGATGCTGGCGGAAGCGCTGAAAACTGAGGCTGATGCATTTGTCACCAGTTTTGTCGATGAGCAGTTGGATGATGGCCGCCAGCGGATCGTGCGGCATGGATTTGGCCCTGAGCGGCAGATCCAAACCGGCATTGGTGCTCTGGATGTCCAGCCTCCCAAGGTGCGCGACCGGCTGGCGACACCTGATCCGTCCAAAAAGATCCGGTTTACGTCGAGCATACTACCGAAGTGGGCGCGCCGCTCGGTGAGCTTGGATGCCTTGCTACCGGTGCTGTATCTGAAGGGCATTTCGACGGGTGATTTCCAAGAGGCGCTCTCAGCCATTATGGGCCCTGATGCGCCCCACCTGTCGCCAAGCGTCATATCGCGACTGACGGCAGGATGGCAGGCACAATATGACACCTGGATATGGCGTGACCTGTCCGCACGTCACTACGTCTACATCTGGGCGGATGGCGTCTATCTACAGGCCCGGATGGAGGAAAATGCTGAATGTATGCTGAGGATCATCGGCGCAACACCTGAGGGCAAGAAAGAACTGATTGGCTTTCAGGTCGGCCTTAGGGAGAGCGCGCAAAGCTGGCATGAGTTGCTGGCTGACATAAAGGGTTGAAGTGGTCCGGCAAAACTGGACAGCATGCTAAGGTGTATCCAACACGAACGAATGGATACGAGAATGACGAAGCGACGGAACTTTTCAGACAAGTTTAAGGCTGCTGTGGCGCTTGAGGCGCTGCGTGGTGACAAGACGGTTCAGGAGATTGCAGCCAAGCGGCAGCTCCACCCGACGCAGGTGAGCACGTGGAAACGGCAGGCGATTGAGGGCATGGCCGGTGTATTCTCGGACAAGGTCAAGAAGGCTGAGAACAAGGACGGCGAGATCAAGGACCTGCACGCCAAGATTGGTCAGCTTGCGGTGGAAAACGATTTTTTGTCACAAGGGCTAAAGCGATGAGCCCGTCAGAACGCCGTGAGATGATCCGCAAAGAGAACACCGATTTAAGCCTGACACGCCAATGCAAGCTGCTCAAGATCAGCCGCTCATCGATCTATTACACACCCGTTGGGATGAATGCTGAGACGCTTAAAGTGATGTATGAGATTGATAGGGTGTTCACAAAATATCCGTTCT from Octadecabacter antarcticus 307 includes the following:
- a CDS encoding heavy-metal-associated domain-containing protein — its product is MQFHIKNMSCGGCAKSVIAEIRSVDAKADIATDPPNRKVVVTSNASRAELEAVLEEAGYPAASAA
- a CDS encoding tyrosine-type recombinase/integrase; the protein is MPKVILTEITLKSLPLPERGQATYWDETISGFGVRVSQGGSKSFVVVHGVNRQRETLGRYPTITLKQARGQAKKLLAQITLGVQQNRTISYKDARDLFLEACETKNKKNTVDYYRKRLDAHFRFGRKRLDEITRTDIQTRIRKIKTSSSEQNHAFVVIRTLMNWAVREQYVDQSPIASMKPPTKPQARDHVLTDQELIQAYKVSLEHPYPFGPIISLLVLTGMRRSEVASMRWDWISHGERTITIPADVTKNKRVQTLPYADLVEAVLETIPEIGPHLFPSRSETGTVFNGWGKSKERFDASLENIEPYTLHDLRRTFATTHAKIGTPIHVTEKLLNHISGTISGVAAVYNRHSYMDEMRTAVTEYDTYLENISKP
- the istA gene encoding IS21 family transposase, with amino-acid sequence MYSVDIYNRVRRACLKDGMSAREAARYFNKDRKTIAKMLRHALPPGYRRSEAPRRPTLDDYVGVIDKILRTDKALIKKQRHTAKRIFERLRDEHRYAGSLTTVTYYVREQKRRTKEVFVPLSHRPGHAQVDFGETLGVIGGVECKIHFFVMSLPHSDAVFVKGYPAETTEAFCDGHVSAFAFFGGIPQSILYDNTKIAVARILGDRTRIRTRRFTELQSHYLFDDKFGRPARGNDKGNVEGMVGYTRRNFMVPAPRYDSFDDLNTHLEEKCLARQGDTLRGHTQTIGARLMSDLDALMGLPIAEYEACDHVSTRATSISMVRYRSNDYSVPVAYAHHDVHVRGFVHEVIIGCGNEIIARHKRSYTSADMIFDPLHFLPLLEQKVGALDQAAPLQGWNLPDVFATLHRLLEARMGKPGKREYVQVLRLLETFEMDVVQGAIQHAIDLGAIGYDAVKHLVLCRVEKRPPRLDLDFYPYLPKANVGTTRPSSYMSLMGRTAA
- a CDS encoding antitoxin Xre/MbcA/ParS toxin-binding domain-containing protein, producing MNGKLTRATDINRVSELLGLPEEINDTVSLSAQVSEGLPTASVEKILEVLNSQPELNLISERAFRRAKTEKIPLSPVKSQVLYDFARAYVVADRVYHGNGALVMRFLEKPNPDLGGAAPMALAITSPAGADAVIELLNS
- a CDS encoding IS1595-like element ISOan10 family transposase; the protein is MPARWKNDKPMSRPAFDARFSDEEACSHYLAEHRWPEGFVCPSCGTCKGWPLKRNRATWECAGCARQTSVTAGTVMHSSHLPLRIWFLAAHIITSHSNGMSALQLQAQLGLGSYKTAWLLLQKLRRSMVNPDRNPLKDLVEIDETEIPFRSRHDPEDRPKGGRSPVGKMFVVCAVELSRDGHPRRIRMKHIPDGASKTLHGFIGQAVEPGAHVITDGWLGYENPPANTHEAKVVSGKKAHDILHWVHRVFSNLKTWAKGVFHGLRKCHLQRYLDEFVFRWNRRRHMRSAFDTLLGIGVGIGPATYRDFVEQRA
- the istB gene encoding IS21-like element helper ATPase IstB, producing the protein MTEAPQILLRHHLKQLRLPTFQGEYAKQAQLCAAENKDHIHYLARLCEMELIDRERRMIERRIKAAKFPSTKSLDSFDFKIMPSLNKPLTMDLARCDYVDRRENIIALGPSGTGKTHIALGLGLAACQRGLKVRFTTAAALVHDLIEAQDERRLQRLQKHLTSQNLLIIDELGFVPLSKSGAELLFEVISQCYERGSIIITSNLPFDEWTEVFGSERLTGALLDRLTHHVHILEMNGESYRLKHSRNKQK